Proteins encoded by one window of Xylella fastidiosa:
- a CDS encoding aromatic amino acid transaminase, which yields MPLFTDVELVPGDPILSLNDAYNADTRTNKVNLGIGIYCDESGCIPLLRAVQQVEEQLAKHPKPRGYLPIDGLPAYIKATQQLLFGVDSLLLTAGRVATSQTVGGSGALRVAAEVLKQVLPHATVAISRPSWENHRALFTAAGFKIEDYTYFDTLGHAVDFTGMVADLAKLQPKTVVLLHGCCHNPTGADLSRDQWKQLVALFQERQLLPCIDLAYQGFNQGIDADAYAIRLLAEEGISNYVVANSYSKSFSLYGERVGGLSIVASNTEQAQAIQSQVKRIIRTIYSSPPAHGAYLVAGVLNSHELRTLWEQELTQMRERIHGLRAGLVARLKALGAPEFDFIQRQAGMFSYSGLSKIQVDRLRDEFGIYAVSSGRICVAALSQHKLEYVAQAVVKVHQG from the coding sequence GTGCCCTTATTTACAGATGTGGAATTGGTTCCGGGTGATCCCATTCTGAGCCTCAACGATGCTTATAACGCCGATACGCGTACCAACAAGGTCAATTTGGGTATTGGTATTTATTGTGACGAGAGCGGTTGTATCCCGCTGTTGCGGGCTGTCCAGCAGGTTGAAGAGCAACTTGCGAAGCATCCGAAACCGCGCGGTTATCTGCCGATTGATGGTTTGCCAGCCTATATCAAAGCCACACAACAATTGTTGTTTGGAGTTGACTCCCTCTTGTTGACGGCTGGCCGTGTGGCGACTTCACAGACTGTTGGAGGTTCTGGTGCATTGCGGGTGGCTGCTGAGGTACTGAAGCAGGTGCTACCGCATGCCACTGTGGCCATTAGCCGTCCAAGCTGGGAGAACCACCGTGCTTTGTTCACCGCTGCTGGCTTCAAGATTGAGGACTATACCTATTTCGATACGCTCGGCCACGCGGTGGACTTTACTGGAATGGTGGCGGACTTGGCGAAGCTGCAACCAAAGACCGTGGTATTACTTCATGGTTGCTGTCATAACCCAACGGGTGCCGATCTCAGCAGGGATCAGTGGAAGCAGCTTGTTGCCTTGTTCCAGGAACGTCAATTGCTGCCATGTATCGATCTGGCTTACCAAGGATTCAATCAGGGCATTGATGCGGATGCTTATGCCATACGTTTGCTTGCCGAAGAAGGTATTAGTAACTATGTAGTTGCCAACTCGTACTCCAAATCGTTCTCGTTGTATGGCGAGCGTGTTGGAGGGCTGTCGATCGTTGCTTCCAATACTGAGCAAGCCCAAGCAATCCAGTCACAAGTAAAGCGTATCATCCGTACGATTTATTCCAGTCCGCCGGCACACGGTGCCTACTTGGTCGCGGGTGTGCTGAACAGTCATGAATTACGCACGCTGTGGGAGCAGGAGTTAACTCAGATGCGTGAACGTATCCACGGGTTGCGTGCGGGTTTGGTTGCTCGATTGAAGGCGCTGGGTGCGCCGGAGTTTGATTTCATACAACGTCAAGCAGGCATGTTTTCGTATTCGGGGTTGAGCAAGATCCAGGTGGATCGTTTACGCGACGAGTTCGGGATTTATGCGGTCAGTAGTGGACGTATCTGTGTGGCTGCGTTGAGTCAGCACAAATTGGAATACGTGGCCCAGGCTGTGGTGAAGGTGCATCAAGGCTGA
- the mscL gene encoding large-conductance mechanosensitive channel protein MscL: MSFIREFKEFVMRGNVIDLAVAVVIGAAFGKIVTALVDKIISPLIGVMVGGIDFSKLSLTLKAATVDTAGKEVPAVVIGYGDFINTILQFIIIAFAIFIIVKMINKVINKQPLPPETPSEDVLLLREIRDSLKK, encoded by the coding sequence GTGAGTTTTATCCGCGAATTTAAAGAATTTGTAATGCGTGGCAACGTCATTGACCTCGCCGTAGCAGTGGTGATTGGTGCAGCATTCGGAAAAATCGTTACCGCACTGGTTGATAAAATTATTTCACCACTCATCGGTGTGATGGTCGGAGGGATCGACTTCTCCAAGCTCTCCCTCACCTTGAAAGCTGCGACAGTGGATACAGCAGGGAAGGAGGTGCCAGCCGTCGTGATTGGCTACGGTGACTTCATCAACACGATCCTACAATTCATCATCATTGCTTTCGCAATTTTCATCATCGTCAAAATGATTAATAAGGTGATTAACAAGCAACCCTTACCACCAGAAACACCTAGCGAAGATGTGCTACTACTACGCGAGATTCGCGATTCGCTGAAAAAATAA
- a CDS encoding putative Na+/H+ antiporter — translation MTLTAIQLIGALLFAVAILHTFATKFFERLSHTHPTHAGLWHLLGEVEVVFGFWALVLVVAMCVTDGAQAAIQYIDSRNFTEPMFVFAIMVVAGTRPILHTVLAGVHLLARWVPLPGRMGFYFTVLTFIPLLGSFITEPAAMTLAALMLSQGVFANKIPPYLKYATLGVLLVNISIGGTLTAFGAPPVLMVAAKWQWDNSFMLQTFGWKAVLAIFSNALGATLLLRNVLRHLPETQDNAAGEAVPVILRVIHLLLLIGIVWFAHYPVVFIGLFLFFLGVAHAYQGYQDRLILREGLLVALFLAGLVILGGQQQWWLQPVLLGMTSDQVFFGAAILTAFTDNAALTYLGSLVAGLSDEFKYALVAGAVTGGGLTIMANAPNPAGIAILRVHFKGASVHPLGLLLAAVPPTVIAALAFRYL, via the coding sequence ATGACACTGACGGCTATTCAATTGATCGGCGCTCTTCTATTCGCCGTCGCCATTTTGCACACGTTTGCGACGAAGTTCTTTGAGCGTTTGAGCCATACCCATCCGACACATGCTGGGTTGTGGCATTTGCTCGGTGAAGTTGAGGTGGTGTTTGGTTTCTGGGCGTTGGTGTTGGTTGTGGCGATGTGTGTCACGGATGGGGCGCAGGCAGCGATTCAATATATAGATTCGCGCAACTTTACTGAGCCAATGTTTGTGTTTGCGATCATGGTTGTTGCGGGTACTCGCCCGATTTTGCATACCGTGTTGGCTGGGGTGCATCTGTTGGCGCGGTGGGTGCCGCTGCCAGGCAGGATGGGGTTTTATTTCACCGTGCTGACCTTCATACCGTTGCTTGGGTCGTTCATCACGGAACCGGCAGCGATGACGCTTGCTGCACTGATGCTTTCGCAGGGTGTCTTTGCGAATAAGATTCCGCCCTATCTGAAGTACGCCACGCTCGGGGTACTGTTGGTGAATATTTCTATTGGTGGCACCTTAACAGCGTTCGGGGCACCGCCGGTGTTGATGGTTGCCGCCAAATGGCAATGGGACAACAGTTTTATGCTGCAAACGTTCGGGTGGAAAGCAGTGCTGGCGATCTTTAGCAACGCTTTGGGGGCAACGTTGTTATTGCGCAACGTATTGCGGCACCTTCCCGAGACACAAGACAATGCTGCAGGTGAGGCGGTGCCGGTTATCTTGCGGGTGATCCATCTTTTGTTGCTCATTGGCATTGTTTGGTTTGCCCATTATCCGGTGGTGTTCATCGGGTTGTTTTTGTTCTTTCTGGGTGTGGCTCACGCGTATCAGGGTTACCAGGATCGTTTGATTCTGCGTGAGGGGCTTTTGGTTGCATTGTTCTTGGCAGGACTGGTGATATTGGGTGGACAGCAACAGTGGTGGTTACAACCGGTGTTGCTCGGCATGACGAGTGATCAAGTGTTTTTCGGTGCGGCAATACTCACGGCGTTTACAGACAATGCAGCGCTGACGTATCTGGGTTCTTTGGTCGCAGGGCTTTCCGATGAGTTCAAGTACGCGTTGGTTGCCGGTGCGGTCACAGGGGGTGGGTTAACGATTATGGCGAATGCACCCAATCCGGCGGGGATTGCGATTTTGCGCGTGCACTTTAAGGGGGCGTCTGTGCATCCACTGGGATTGTTGTTGGCTGCTGTGCCGCCCACGGTCATTGCTGCCTTGGCATTCAGATACCTGTGA
- a CDS encoding 23S rRNA (adenine(2030)-N(6))-methyltransferase RlmJ → MNYSHAFHAGNHADVLKHIVLLALLDGLVRKETPFFVLDSHAGRGRYLLSAGESRNTREAESGVMRLIARPQRLEVIKRYVDVVQADNVSQTRAASTPMHISRYPGSSLLAAQVCRAQDRMVFCELHPKEAAALNALFVHDPRVRVHAGDGYAAVRAFLPPKVGTQRIGRGLVFIDPPYEAQDAEYPLVLGALRETLTRWPQAICAVWYPIKQRRRLQPFFRKAVGLPVRSVLIAELLVRLDDSPLRLNGSGMLLLNVPWQFDQLLAPALPVLKTQLGESGARTRLEWLKVPQ, encoded by the coding sequence ATGAACTACAGTCACGCCTTCCACGCGGGTAACCATGCCGATGTTCTCAAACATATTGTTTTGCTCGCGTTGCTGGATGGTCTAGTGCGAAAGGAGACGCCGTTCTTTGTGCTGGATTCTCATGCCGGTCGCGGACGTTACCTGCTTTCTGCCGGGGAGAGTCGCAATACCAGGGAGGCTGAGTCTGGAGTGATGCGATTGATAGCCCGTCCGCAGCGTTTGGAGGTGATTAAGCGCTATGTGGATGTAGTGCAGGCGGACAATGTTTCACAGACACGGGCTGCAAGCACTCCCATGCATATCAGCCGTTATCCTGGTTCATCCCTACTGGCTGCGCAGGTGTGCCGTGCACAAGATCGGATGGTGTTTTGTGAGTTGCATCCCAAGGAGGCTGCGGCACTGAACGCATTGTTCGTACATGATCCCAGGGTGCGTGTGCATGCGGGGGATGGTTATGCAGCGGTGCGTGCGTTTTTACCTCCCAAGGTGGGGACACAGAGGATTGGGCGTGGCTTGGTATTTATCGATCCGCCCTACGAGGCACAGGATGCGGAGTATCCATTGGTCTTGGGTGCGCTGCGCGAGACGTTGACGCGCTGGCCGCAAGCGATCTGCGCAGTGTGGTACCCCATCAAGCAACGGCGGCGTTTGCAGCCGTTCTTCAGGAAGGCGGTGGGATTGCCGGTACGCTCGGTGTTGATCGCTGAGTTGCTGGTGCGGCTTGATGATTCGCCGCTACGTTTGAATGGCAGTGGCATGTTATTGCTTAATGTGCCCTGGCAATTCGATCAGCTTTTGGCTCCTGCATTGCCAGTGTTGAAAACCCAACTTGGCGAATCTGGCGCACGTACTCGGTTGGAGTGGCTCAAGGTGCCGCAGTGA
- a CDS encoding GNAT family N-acetyltransferase, with protein MSVRNRMPPWHENFKLPNGHVLLLRPVRSEDVEPLQGVFALMGPQEIRERFAPSATGSSERFQQLTNPNAKREIVLVAAEQLPPGEAMIAALARASIVPNSRHAEYIILVSSFVSGQGLGRQLLRKLVKWARGKYLDHLYGDILERNRPMLELAESLGFQRESHPESPDLVRMTLKLYG; from the coding sequence ATGTCTGTCCGCAATCGTATGCCGCCTTGGCATGAGAACTTTAAGTTGCCGAATGGTCATGTTTTGCTGTTGCGTCCTGTCCGCTCTGAAGATGTCGAACCTTTGCAGGGGGTATTTGCGTTGATGGGGCCCCAAGAAATCCGTGAGAGGTTTGCACCGTCTGCGACCGGTTCAAGTGAACGCTTCCAACAACTGACCAATCCCAATGCTAAGCGTGAGATCGTGCTGGTCGCAGCCGAGCAGTTGCCACCGGGAGAGGCCATGATTGCCGCGCTGGCGCGTGCCTCAATCGTGCCCAATTCGCGTCATGCTGAGTACATTATTTTGGTCAGCAGTTTCGTGAGTGGCCAGGGGTTGGGGCGACAGTTGCTGCGTAAATTGGTGAAGTGGGCGCGTGGCAAGTATCTCGATCATCTCTATGGCGACATATTGGAGCGCAACAGGCCAATGTTGGAATTGGCCGAGTCATTGGGTTTCCAACGTGAGTCTCATCCGGAGTCCCCAGATTTGGTGCGTATGACATTGAAACTGTATGGTTGA
- the mfd gene encoding transcription-repair coupling factor — protein sequence MQQLAPLSYIVGGSFDFKVGQRLILDAEKQRLERAGYRNVPQVMDPGDFTVRGGLLDVYPMGTDVPLRIELLDEEIDSIRTFDPESQRSLNQVDVIHMLPGREVPLDPAVLERVLVRLRERFDLDTRRSALYQDLKAGLAPSGIEYYLPLFFESGRGGKHATATLFDYLSADLLVLTAPGVSNAADAFWGQTMQRYEQRRHDIERPLLPPQELYQSPDALRERLNRLPRIEVWSAEHAHIDKAEVLDEQPLPVATKDVSVGQALRTFLADYAGRVLIAATSPGRREVLLELLATADLQPEVLPDFRSFFLSAAEVSDLGEANRDSGNGVSGSNDADAAAFHVIASQGGSLPTFAITVAPLEDGFSLSVPPIAVLTERQLFPERVNPVRRSRRVGREPEAIIRDLGELSEGAPIVHEDHGVGRYRKLITMNVSGMPGEFVEIEYAKGDRLYVPVAQLHLISRYSGASPETAPLHSLGGEQWSKAKRKAAEKVRDVAAELLEIQARRQARAGLALRIDRTMYEPFAAGFPFEETPDQLAAIETTLRDLQSSQPMDRVVCGDVGFGKTEVAVRAAFAAASAGKQVAVLVPTTLLAEQHYRNFRDRFADYPIRVEVLSRFKSTKEIKAELQKVSEGTMDVIVGTHRLLQPDVKFKDLGLVIVDEEQRFGVRQKEALKSLRANVHLLTLTATPIPRTLNMAMAGLRDLSIIATPPLNRLAVQTFITPWDNALLHEAFQRELARGGQLYFLHNDVESIGRMQRDLAQLVPEARIGIAHGQMPERELERVMLDFQKQHFNVLLSTTIIESGIDIPNANTIIINRADRFGLAQLHQLRGRVGRSHHRAYAYLVVPDRRSMTADAEKRLEAIASMDELGAGFTLATHDLEIRGAGELLGEDQSGQMAEVGFSLYTELLERAVRSIKQGKLPDLDAGQEERGAEVDLHIPTLIPEDYLPDVHTRLTLYKRISTARDSNALRELNVEMIDRFGVLPETAKHLFAIAELKLQATALGISKLELGENGGRIIFGAKPIIDPMAVIQLVQKQSKLYSMEGPSKLKLKLPLPEPADRFNAARGLLAALTP from the coding sequence ATGCAGCAGTTGGCACCGTTGAGTTACATCGTTGGTGGCAGCTTTGATTTTAAGGTGGGGCAACGCTTGATTCTGGATGCTGAGAAGCAGCGGTTGGAGCGGGCGGGTTACCGCAATGTGCCGCAGGTGATGGACCCCGGGGATTTTACGGTGCGCGGGGGGCTGCTTGATGTTTATCCGATGGGTACGGATGTACCGCTGCGAATCGAACTATTGGATGAGGAGATTGATTCAATCCGTACGTTCGATCCCGAATCGCAGCGTTCGTTAAATCAGGTCGATGTCATTCATATGCTGCCCGGCCGCGAAGTACCGTTGGATCCTGCGGTGCTTGAACGCGTTTTGGTGCGGTTGCGTGAGCGTTTCGATCTGGATACTCGGCGCAGTGCGTTGTATCAGGATTTGAAAGCCGGGTTAGCTCCCTCAGGGATCGAGTACTATTTGCCGCTTTTTTTTGAGTCGGGGCGTGGTGGGAAACACGCGACCGCGACGCTTTTTGATTATTTGAGTGCAGATTTATTGGTGTTAACGGCACCAGGTGTCTCTAACGCTGCCGATGCGTTCTGGGGGCAGACGATGCAACGTTATGAGCAACGTCGCCACGATATTGAGCGCCCGTTGTTACCGCCGCAGGAGCTATACCAGTCCCCGGATGCGTTGCGTGAACGCTTGAATCGTTTGCCGCGCATTGAGGTTTGGTCTGCCGAACATGCGCATATCGATAAAGCAGAAGTATTGGATGAGCAGCCATTGCCGGTGGCGACTAAGGATGTTTCCGTTGGACAGGCATTGAGAACTTTCCTTGCTGATTACGCTGGCCGTGTGTTGATTGCTGCTACCTCGCCTGGTCGTCGTGAGGTGCTGCTTGAATTGTTGGCCACCGCCGATCTGCAACCGGAGGTATTGCCTGACTTTAGGTCGTTTTTTCTCTCTGCGGCCGAAGTGAGTGATTTGGGGGAAGCCAATCGCGATAGTGGCAATGGCGTGTCAGGTTCGAATGATGCGGATGCGGCTGCTTTTCACGTCATTGCTTCGCAGGGTGGGTCCTTACCAACGTTCGCGATTACTGTGGCTCCGTTGGAGGATGGGTTTTCTCTCAGTGTGCCGCCTATTGCGGTGCTTACCGAACGTCAATTGTTCCCTGAGCGGGTGAATCCGGTGCGCCGCAGTCGGCGTGTTGGGCGTGAGCCTGAGGCAATTATTCGTGATCTGGGTGAGTTGTCCGAGGGTGCCCCTATCGTGCACGAGGACCACGGGGTCGGTCGTTACCGCAAACTGATCACCATGAACGTCAGTGGTATGCCTGGTGAGTTTGTGGAGATCGAGTATGCAAAGGGGGACCGTTTATACGTTCCGGTTGCCCAATTGCATCTGATTAGTCGCTACTCAGGCGCTTCGCCGGAGACCGCGCCGCTGCACTCGTTGGGTGGCGAGCAATGGAGCAAGGCCAAGCGCAAGGCGGCAGAAAAGGTACGCGATGTGGCTGCGGAGTTGTTGGAAATTCAGGCGCGGCGTCAGGCGCGTGCAGGCTTGGCTTTGCGCATTGATCGTACGATGTATGAACCTTTTGCAGCGGGTTTCCCATTCGAAGAGACTCCCGATCAGCTTGCAGCGATTGAGACGACGCTGCGTGATCTGCAATCCAGTCAGCCGATGGACCGGGTAGTGTGCGGTGATGTTGGTTTTGGCAAAACGGAGGTGGCGGTGCGTGCTGCATTCGCTGCAGCCAGTGCAGGAAAACAGGTTGCGGTATTGGTGCCGACGACGTTGCTAGCCGAACAGCACTATCGAAATTTCCGCGATCGCTTTGCCGATTATCCGATTAGAGTCGAAGTGCTTTCGCGCTTCAAAAGCACTAAAGAAATCAAGGCCGAGTTGCAGAAGGTCAGTGAAGGCACCATGGATGTCATTGTCGGCACGCATCGGTTGTTGCAACCGGACGTCAAGTTTAAAGACTTGGGTTTAGTCATTGTCGACGAGGAGCAGCGTTTCGGGGTGCGTCAGAAGGAGGCGCTGAAGTCGTTACGTGCGAATGTACATTTGTTGACGCTGACAGCTACGCCCATCCCGCGCACGCTCAATATGGCAATGGCGGGGTTGCGTGATTTGTCGATCATTGCGACACCACCGCTGAATCGGCTGGCGGTGCAGACGTTTATCACTCCTTGGGATAATGCGCTGTTGCATGAGGCTTTCCAGCGTGAACTAGCGCGTGGTGGTCAGTTGTACTTTCTACATAACGATGTGGAGAGTATCGGCAGGATGCAGCGTGATCTGGCCCAACTGGTGCCGGAAGCGCGTATTGGTATTGCCCACGGCCAGATGCCCGAACGCGAGTTAGAGCGCGTCATGCTGGATTTCCAGAAGCAGCACTTCAACGTGTTGTTGTCTACGACGATTATCGAATCCGGTATTGATATTCCCAACGCTAACACCATCATCATCAACCGCGCTGACCGCTTTGGTTTGGCGCAGTTGCACCAGTTGCGTGGCCGTGTCGGTCGTTCTCACCATCGCGCCTATGCTTATTTGGTGGTTCCTGACCGGCGCAGCATGACGGCGGATGCAGAGAAACGCTTGGAGGCGATTGCGTCAATGGACGAGTTGGGTGCGGGCTTTACTTTGGCGACCCATGATCTGGAAATACGTGGCGCTGGTGAGTTGCTCGGTGAAGATCAAAGCGGGCAGATGGCCGAGGTCGGTTTCAGCTTATATACCGAGTTGCTTGAGCGCGCGGTGCGCAGCATCAAGCAAGGTAAATTGCCAGACCTTGATGCAGGTCAGGAAGAACGTGGCGCGGAGGTGGATTTGCACATACCCACGTTGATCCCAGAGGATTATTTGCCCGATGTGCATACCCGTTTGACACTCTACAAACGGATTTCCACGGCCCGTGACAGCAATGCGCTGCGTGAGTTGAATGTGGAAATGATTGACCGCTTTGGTGTGCTTCCAGAGACTGCTAAACATCTTTTTGCAATCGCTGAGTTGAAGTTGCAAGCCACTGCATTGGGTATTTCCAAGTTGGAATTGGGGGAAAATGGTGGCCGTATCATATTTGGAGCCAAACCCATCATTGATCCTATGGCTGTGATCCAGCTCGTCCAAAAGCAATCCAAACTGTATTCGATGGAGGGGCCAAGTAAATTAAAACTCAAGTTGCCTTTGCCGGAACCGGCCGATCGTTTCAACGCTGCACGAGGGTTGCTTGCTGCGTTGACACCTTAA
- the aroQ gene encoding type II 3-dehydroquinate dehydratase: MAHLLLLHGPNLNLLGTREPEIYGRITLPQIDAALAERAATAGHGLSSLQSNAEHVLIERIHATREDGTAFILINPGAFTHTSVALRDALLAVALPFVEIHLSNPHTREPFRHHSYLADKALGVVCGFGVDSYRIALEGVIARLGSDV; encoded by the coding sequence ATGGCTCATTTGCTGCTGTTACATGGTCCTAATTTGAATTTACTTGGTACCCGTGAACCTGAGATCTACGGCCGTATCACGTTGCCGCAGATTGATGCGGCCTTAGCCGAACGCGCTGCGACTGCTGGTCACGGACTGAGTAGTTTGCAATCGAATGCCGAGCATGTGTTGATTGAACGTATTCATGCCACGCGGGAGGATGGCACTGCGTTTATCTTGATAAATCCTGGGGCGTTTACCCATACCTCAGTGGCATTGCGTGATGCGCTGCTTGCAGTAGCGCTCCCGTTCGTCGAAATTCACCTTTCTAACCCGCATACACGTGAGCCGTTCCGCCATCACAGCTATCTGGCTGACAAAGCCTTGGGCGTGGTGTGTGGTTTTGGGGTGGACAGTTACCGTATTGCTTTGGAGGGAGTGATTGCCAGACTTGGTTCTGACGTCTGA
- the accB gene encoding acetyl-CoA carboxylase biotin carboxyl carrier protein, with product MDLRKIKKLIDLLEESNLSEIEIKEGEESVRLARTSNAGMNIMAPTMPWVPSVANVPAAPAMPMISPTDASTGGIPKDDGALPQGHVLRAPMVGTFYTSPAPDKPVFVSVGQTIKQGDTLAIIEAMKMFNPIEADVAGTVVAILGENGQPVEFDQPLFVIR from the coding sequence ATGGATCTCCGAAAAATCAAGAAACTCATCGACCTGTTAGAAGAATCGAATCTTTCCGAGATCGAGATTAAAGAAGGCGAAGAGAGTGTACGTTTGGCGCGTACCTCCAACGCCGGTATGAATATAATGGCACCAACGATGCCGTGGGTACCGTCTGTAGCAAATGTACCGGCGGCACCGGCGATGCCGATGATTTCGCCCACAGATGCTTCTACCGGCGGTATCCCTAAAGATGATGGGGCGCTTCCGCAGGGGCATGTGCTGCGCGCACCGATGGTCGGCACGTTTTATACCTCACCGGCGCCGGATAAGCCGGTGTTTGTGAGTGTTGGTCAAACGATTAAGCAAGGTGACACCCTGGCCATCATTGAGGCAATGAAAATGTTTAACCCGATTGAGGCCGATGTCGCCGGCACGGTCGTGGCGATTCTTGGCGAGAACGGTCAGCCGGTTGAGTTTGACCAACCGCTGTTTGTGATCCGCTGA
- the accC gene encoding acetyl-CoA carboxylase biotin carboxylase subunit, protein MLDKVVIANRGEIALRILRACHTLGIRTVAVHSTVDRNLKHVAMADESVCIGPAPSAESYLNIPALIAAAEVTDAQAIHPGYGFLSENASFAERVEQSGFIFIGPRAETIRLMGDKVQAIHAMKAAGVPCVPGSDGPLGDDIVANVKIAREIGYPVIIKASGGGGGRGMRVVHTEAGLEAAIETTQCEAKAAFGNGQVYMEKFLENPRHVEIQVLADGQGNAIHLGERDCSMQRRHQKVVEEAPAPGITEALRNEIGQVCVDACIRIGYRGAGTFEFLFENGRFYFIEMNTRIQVEHPVTERITGIDLVCEQLRIAAGQPLSIKQSDVVLRGHAIECRINAEDAETFLPNPGLITAFHPPGGPGVRMDTHIYSGYKVPPNYDSMIGKLIVHGPDRETAIARMHLALSEMVVDGIKTNIPLQQRIMCDKGFQSGGQNIHYLEKCLAERKNQTIGRT, encoded by the coding sequence ATGTTAGACAAAGTCGTTATTGCCAACCGTGGTGAGATCGCGTTGCGTATTCTTCGCGCATGCCACACGTTGGGTATCCGCACGGTTGCGGTGCACTCTACCGTTGATCGTAATCTGAAGCATGTCGCGATGGCTGATGAGTCGGTGTGTATTGGTCCTGCACCATCGGCGGAGAGTTATCTCAATATTCCGGCGCTGATTGCCGCCGCTGAGGTCACGGATGCTCAGGCCATCCACCCTGGCTATGGTTTTTTGTCGGAAAACGCTAGTTTTGCTGAACGTGTGGAACAGTCGGGCTTCATTTTCATTGGGCCACGGGCAGAGACGATTCGTTTAATGGGCGACAAGGTGCAGGCTATCCATGCGATGAAAGCGGCTGGTGTGCCGTGTGTCCCTGGTTCGGATGGTCCATTGGGTGATGACATTGTCGCTAACGTCAAAATTGCACGTGAGATCGGTTATCCGGTCATCATTAAGGCTTCCGGCGGAGGCGGTGGACGCGGGATGCGTGTGGTACATACCGAGGCCGGTTTAGAGGCGGCTATCGAGACCACGCAGTGTGAAGCTAAAGCCGCTTTTGGCAATGGCCAGGTGTATATGGAAAAGTTTCTGGAGAATCCGCGTCACGTGGAGATTCAGGTGCTCGCCGATGGTCAGGGGAACGCGATCCATTTGGGGGAGCGGGATTGTTCGATGCAACGCCGCCATCAGAAGGTGGTGGAGGAAGCCCCCGCACCCGGTATCACTGAGGCGCTGCGCAATGAAATCGGTCAGGTGTGTGTAGATGCCTGTATTCGTATCGGTTACCGCGGTGCTGGGACGTTTGAATTTCTGTTCGAGAATGGTCGTTTTTACTTCATCGAGATGAATACGCGCATCCAGGTAGAGCATCCGGTGACGGAGCGTATCACTGGTATTGACTTGGTATGCGAGCAGTTGCGTATTGCCGCTGGTCAGCCATTGAGTATCAAGCAGAGCGATGTGGTGTTGCGTGGCCATGCGATCGAATGCCGTATCAATGCTGAGGATGCGGAGACGTTCTTGCCCAATCCGGGTTTGATTACTGCGTTCCATCCACCAGGTGGTCCGGGTGTGCGTATGGATACGCATATCTACAGTGGTTACAAGGTGCCGCCGAACTATGATTCGATGATCGGCAAGCTTATCGTGCATGGTCCGGACCGTGAGACGGCGATTGCGCGCATGCATTTGGCGCTGAGCGAAATGGTCGTGGATGGGATCAAGACCAATATCCCATTGCAGCAGCGCATTATGTGCGATAAGGGTTTCCAGTCCGGTGGACAGAACATCCATTATTTGGAGAAGTGTTTGGCGGAGCGTAAGAACCAAACGATCGGGCGGACCTGA